One window from the genome of Deinococcus psychrotolerans encodes:
- a CDS encoding McrC family protein produces MTLLVVREYATLVQGHTARLIDGNPLRAEVPARAFASLRGLLLEPGNDAQSVLTAGVQGGKEVLKLSSWVGVLQTPDGTQIEVLPKVLEDDSDVARTRQLFIRMLSALLGFTSREWRAADLDASKLPLMEFFASQFLTAVARLVRQGIARTYLEQPQELPALRGRLDLPRHLPLQLSRPSMLAVVADEFLLDRPENRAIRAALEVIRPLLRAPANLRLHTRLRMAFEDVPVSREPLQDLRIWHRDRSYRQYTDVRPLVELVLRGQSPLTAQGKAHVHSLLFPMADVFEAYVAQVLRECVDAQGNRQYLKVETQLAEHHLACQRGRKVYLLKPDLRLTLPDGKEVLADTKWKRLNASAGPRGGVDMADLYQMFAYGQKYLAGKGEIWLIYPKTAMFPKKLDPFIFTDGLSATAVPFDLEADMSSGLAALHPSH; encoded by the coding sequence ATGACGCTGCTGGTTGTGCGCGAGTACGCCACCCTCGTGCAGGGCCATACGGCGCGTCTTATTGACGGGAATCCCCTGCGGGCGGAAGTGCCAGCACGGGCTTTCGCCTCTCTCCGGGGACTGCTGCTGGAGCCTGGGAATGACGCACAGTCTGTCCTGACGGCTGGTGTGCAGGGGGGAAAGGAAGTGCTGAAGCTGTCGTCCTGGGTGGGGGTTCTCCAGACGCCGGACGGCACCCAGATCGAGGTGCTCCCGAAGGTGCTCGAGGACGATTCAGACGTAGCTCGGACGCGGCAGCTGTTTATCCGGATGCTGAGTGCGCTGCTGGGCTTCACCTCGCGTGAATGGCGCGCGGCTGATCTCGACGCGTCTAAATTGCCACTCATGGAATTCTTCGCTTCACAGTTCCTGACGGCTGTGGCGCGGCTAGTCCGGCAGGGCATTGCGCGGACGTACCTGGAGCAGCCGCAGGAACTTCCAGCCCTCCGCGGGCGTTTGGATCTTCCCCGACATCTGCCGCTGCAACTCTCTCGCCCGTCCATGCTAGCAGTCGTGGCCGACGAGTTCTTGCTGGATCGTCCAGAAAACCGCGCCATTCGTGCTGCCTTGGAAGTGATCCGGCCTCTGCTGCGTGCGCCCGCAAATCTCCGGCTGCACACGCGGCTGCGAATGGCGTTTGAGGATGTCCCCGTTTCCCGTGAACCGCTGCAAGACCTGCGGATCTGGCACCGTGACCGCAGTTACCGGCAGTACACCGATGTGCGCCCACTGGTGGAGCTGGTTCTCCGGGGTCAGTCCCCCTTGACAGCCCAGGGGAAGGCGCACGTGCATTCCCTCCTCTTCCCGATGGCCGACGTCTTTGAAGCTTACGTGGCACAGGTTCTGCGGGAGTGTGTCGACGCGCAGGGCAACAGACAATACTTGAAGGTGGAGACGCAACTGGCAGAACACCATCTGGCGTGTCAGCGTGGCCGGAAGGTGTATCTGCTCAAACCGGATCTGCGGTTGACCCTGCCGGACGGAAAGGAAGTGCTGGCAGACACCAAATGGAAGCGCCTCAATGCGTCGGCAGGGCCGCGGGGTGGCGTCGACATGGCTGATCTCTACCAGATGTTCGCCTACGGTCAGAAATACCTGGCTGGGAAGGGGGAGATCTGGCTGATCTATCCGAAAACGGCGATGTTCCCAAAGAAGCTCGATCCCTTCATATTCACCGACGGCCTCAGCGCAACGGCTGTCCCGTTTGACTTGGAAGCAGACATGTCAAGTGGACTCGCCGCACTTCATCCATCGCACTGA
- a CDS encoding HelD family protein: MTQLAAPPIHHPDFEAEAAHLSGTVSAMLQQIDAWEDRSRTNGADLETSLVMQDTAEEHAATLSPHVHKPYFGALMVRIAGKTQPLYVGNHAFKDLKGPHSVLSWESEVGGLFYAQTLPWQTPRGLSGTVLRRRQLDVQDKTLHGVTDLYDAETGETGGREAVLLKRLSEAATAGMRNVVETLQPEQNEILRASAGVHLCIQGPAGSGKTTMLYHRLAWLLHPERREHRARPEACMVLMPNQVLARYSARILPSLHLEGVTVTTPEAWATSFLGLEKLEIVDRTLTLLLTDASKARRKAAWRKARALGDLSMLRVVRQYLHQRIRANIASLKYLADVSLPGGSKATLTLDTPALQALVETVLARDPLEGLRIAVRHQIEEALLAQVRLDEDELATVRRQLRADITQLTGKVVTGLLPVLSARQLLSDEATLRRAATGILPERTLQVLLSDPLAAVARPRRSYADVTELPVMLAMAALLDGLGRRVGRELELYDHLALDEAQDYSPLLYALLIRATRKGHITALGDKNQGIHGYKGVADFGEMQAALGSARLMTLSRTYRSTRQITELSSKVAQTYNRTGAVVGVDRDGEAVLRLTGDTVAALCAQAVKAMQQAGHVNIAVVTRRVSDAEQLAADLQCHDVDAQAIVNEQARYQGQVVVMPVNLAKGLEFDGCIVAGADAAHYDPAVEYEARLLYVSTSRGMHALAVVAEEELHPLLS; this comes from the coding sequence ATGACTCAACTTGCCGCGCCGCCCATCCACCACCCTGATTTCGAAGCGGAAGCGGCCCACCTGTCGGGCACCGTCAGCGCCATGCTCCAGCAAATCGACGCCTGGGAAGACCGCTCCCGGACCAACGGCGCAGATCTCGAAACGAGCCTGGTCATGCAGGACACCGCCGAAGAGCATGCCGCCACGCTCAGCCCCCACGTCCACAAGCCGTACTTCGGGGCGCTGATGGTGCGGATCGCGGGGAAGACGCAGCCGTTGTACGTTGGGAATCACGCCTTCAAAGACCTTAAAGGGCCGCATTCGGTTCTTTCCTGGGAATCCGAGGTCGGCGGCCTCTTCTACGCGCAGACGTTGCCTTGGCAGACGCCGCGTGGCCTGAGTGGAACGGTCCTCAGGCGGCGGCAACTGGACGTGCAGGACAAGACGCTGCACGGCGTCACCGACCTGTATGACGCAGAGACAGGCGAGACTGGGGGCCGCGAGGCGGTCTTGCTCAAGCGGCTGTCCGAGGCGGCCACGGCAGGCATGCGGAATGTCGTCGAGACGTTGCAGCCGGAACAAAACGAGATTCTCCGCGCCAGCGCAGGCGTGCATCTGTGCATCCAGGGACCGGCGGGCAGTGGGAAAACGACCATGCTCTATCACCGGCTGGCGTGGCTGCTCCACCCGGAACGCCGCGAACACCGCGCCCGTCCTGAGGCCTGTATGGTCTTGATGCCCAATCAGGTGCTGGCACGGTACTCCGCCCGGATTCTACCGAGCCTGCATCTGGAAGGTGTCACCGTCACGACGCCCGAAGCGTGGGCAACCTCCTTCCTGGGGTTGGAGAAGCTGGAGATCGTTGACCGTACCCTGACGCTGCTCCTGACTGATGCCAGCAAAGCCCGCAGGAAAGCAGCGTGGCGCAAAGCCAGGGCGCTCGGTGATCTGAGCATGCTGCGGGTCGTCCGGCAATACCTGCATCAGCGCATCAGGGCAAACATTGCCAGCTTGAAATACCTTGCTGACGTGAGCTTGCCGGGAGGGAGCAAGGCGACATTGACGCTGGACACGCCCGCCTTGCAAGCGCTGGTCGAGACGGTGCTGGCCCGCGATCCGCTGGAAGGACTGCGGATCGCAGTCCGTCATCAGATTGAGGAAGCACTCCTCGCGCAAGTTCGGCTGGACGAAGACGAACTGGCGACTGTACGGCGGCAACTCCGTGCGGACATCACGCAACTCACCGGCAAGGTCGTGACGGGCCTGCTGCCGGTGCTGAGTGCCCGCCAGTTGCTGAGTGACGAGGCGACGCTGCGCCGGGCGGCAACTGGGATACTGCCGGAGCGGACTCTTCAGGTGCTACTGAGTGACCCGCTGGCGGCGGTGGCCCGGCCCCGGCGGTCCTACGCGGACGTGACGGAATTGCCGGTCATGCTGGCAATGGCGGCGCTGCTGGACGGCCTGGGCAGGCGGGTGGGCCGTGAGCTGGAGCTTTACGACCATTTGGCGCTGGATGAAGCGCAGGACTACTCGCCGCTGCTGTACGCCCTGCTGATCCGCGCGACCCGCAAAGGCCACATCACCGCGCTGGGTGACAAGAATCAAGGCATTCACGGGTATAAGGGCGTGGCGGACTTCGGGGAGATGCAGGCGGCATTGGGGTCAGCGAGGCTGATGACGTTGTCCAGGACGTACCGCTCAACCCGGCAGATCACGGAATTGTCGTCGAAGGTCGCGCAGACTTACAACCGCACTGGAGCGGTGGTGGGCGTAGACCGGGACGGGGAAGCGGTGCTTCGCCTGACCGGAGACACGGTGGCAGCACTGTGCGCCCAGGCAGTGAAGGCTATGCAGCAGGCGGGGCACGTGAATATCGCGGTGGTGACGCGGCGGGTGAGCGATGCCGAGCAACTCGCTGCGGACTTGCAGTGCCACGATGTGGACGCGCAGGCGATTGTCAATGAGCAGGCGCGGTATCAGGGTCAGGTGGTGGTGATGCCGGTGAATCTGGCCAAGGGGCTGGAGTTCGACGGCTGCATCGTCGCTGGGGCGGATGCGGCGCATTACGACCCAGCGGTGGAGTATGAGGCCCGATTGCTGTACGTGAGTACGTCGCGTGGGATGCATGCGCTGGCGGTCGTGGCTGAGGAAGAACTGCACCCGTTGTTGAGTTGA
- a CDS encoding AAA family ATPase, whose amino-acid sequence MQAFGPYVQKQVIDFTELGERRLFLIHGPTGAGKTVLLDAICFALYGTPSGKDRDGKGLRSHHAAENLRTEVIFDFALGDQRYRIQRTPEQNIAGKQGKSTKKLHDVTLWELVGNEETNPIYKITPVEERIQDLLGMSVSQFRQVVLLPQGQFRELLTASSTDREKILATLFETEIYERVTQKLVELKKSALKTWEFAREQKDAALKQWSVISLKDMEFLELQVREQREQQAGIELQARRQANQSREMLQQGQHHDYLLKQHQDAEQQWQAFLVDAEEHSTQHQHLDRARRAEQLRHLSRSFEDLSKEAADERQALSKAEVQLQESATQLQRHEGQLGELRRTTETAQHQLETLQAGEDLITELVRLEHLLETLPKEAAAQVSELTQQRQGLDQQEVKISAQLMAWPELLLEVQRLQQYPQAQWYTALNQRQEILQDQYLQAKQQLRLSEGQWKAFLDKLEQLFPSNERLASLLPELNVRQGTAMASTQVTAFLEGQLQEIHSVLSSIPARQAEDKETLAILEDRLIALPSLRDELLQVRLQLVNLRQLERESLRYQAAEEVQWQNLQIQHTETKSRYEVWQSAFPNFVSENDRPIQTKNAHEAYLKLADELLSANNEYQKLEKRCQREEIEMQLRVHSLRKILERLKSVQEEVTVKIGESIFDSLESVNESLLDSDALQELERSVQIFSQQQNILEAKLHQSYQTAQGILKPDLELLQADVEFTDTHLQEIIHFSIELEQKLRNLNYAKDNFTNLQEEEKKLQNEYNEIKILAECASGTETGTDKFSLQRFVLSAFLDEVLELATKRLSGMSRGRYHLQRMKTAQSGAGATGLDIQVFDQHTGIARHAKTLSGGEGFLASLSLALSLAQVVQQRAGGRHVDTIFIDEGFGTLDPETLDLVMRCLIDLQSEGHLIGVISHVAEMKERIDARLEIRHSTSAKGSEAYFHVV is encoded by the coding sequence ATGCAAGCGTTTGGACCTTACGTTCAGAAACAAGTCATAGATTTTACAGAACTCGGTGAGCGCAGGTTGTTCCTGATTCATGGACCAACGGGCGCTGGAAAAACGGTTTTGCTTGACGCCATTTGCTTTGCACTTTACGGTACCCCTTCAGGTAAAGACCGGGATGGTAAGGGCCTGCGCAGTCACCACGCGGCTGAGAATCTCCGGACTGAGGTGATCTTCGATTTTGCGCTAGGCGATCAGCGATACCGCATCCAACGAACTCCTGAACAAAATATTGCTGGCAAGCAAGGCAAATCAACAAAAAAATTACACGATGTCACGTTATGGGAATTGGTAGGAAACGAAGAGACAAACCCAATTTATAAAATTACGCCTGTTGAAGAGCGGATTCAGGATCTCCTTGGAATGTCGGTCAGTCAATTCAGGCAGGTGGTGTTGCTACCGCAAGGACAGTTCCGGGAACTGCTGACCGCGTCCTCTACGGACCGAGAAAAAATTCTTGCCACGCTCTTCGAGACAGAGATTTACGAACGGGTTACGCAAAAGCTTGTTGAACTCAAAAAATCAGCTTTAAAAACCTGGGAATTCGCAAGAGAACAAAAAGATGCGGCACTGAAGCAGTGGTCAGTCATTTCTTTAAAAGACATGGAGTTCCTTGAACTGCAGGTGCGTGAGCAAAGGGAACAGCAGGCTGGCATTGAACTTCAAGCGCGGCGTCAGGCGAATCAATCCCGCGAGATGCTTCAGCAAGGCCAGCACCACGATTATCTTCTGAAGCAGCATCAAGATGCGGAGCAGCAATGGCAGGCGTTTCTTGTTGACGCTGAGGAACACAGTACACAACATCAGCACCTTGACCGGGCACGGCGCGCGGAGCAACTCCGGCATCTTTCTCGGTCGTTCGAGGATCTGAGCAAAGAAGCCGCAGATGAACGTCAGGCCCTTTCAAAAGCTGAGGTGCAACTTCAAGAGAGTGCTACCCAGCTTCAAAGGCATGAAGGTCAGCTGGGTGAACTGAGACGGACTACGGAAACCGCTCAGCATCAGCTCGAAACGTTGCAGGCAGGTGAAGACCTGATTACTGAACTGGTACGCTTAGAGCATCTCCTTGAGACGCTCCCGAAGGAAGCGGCAGCTCAAGTCAGCGAATTGACACAACAACGTCAAGGGTTGGATCAGCAAGAAGTTAAGATTTCGGCGCAGCTGATGGCCTGGCCAGAGCTGCTGCTCGAGGTTCAGCGGTTGCAGCAGTACCCACAGGCGCAGTGGTATACCGCCTTGAATCAGCGCCAAGAAATTTTACAAGACCAGTATTTGCAAGCAAAGCAGCAGCTACGACTCTCAGAAGGACAGTGGAAGGCATTTTTAGATAAGCTGGAGCAGCTTTTTCCTTCCAATGAACGACTTGCGTCGCTGCTGCCTGAATTGAACGTACGCCAAGGCACCGCGATGGCGTCGACTCAGGTGACGGCGTTTTTAGAGGGTCAACTCCAAGAAATCCATAGCGTATTATCAAGTATCCCAGCGAGACAAGCTGAAGACAAAGAGACGCTCGCCATTCTTGAAGACCGCTTAATAGCGCTGCCCAGTTTACGAGATGAACTCCTCCAAGTTCGGTTGCAGCTGGTCAACCTGCGCCAATTGGAGCGTGAATCGCTGCGCTACCAGGCTGCCGAGGAAGTCCAGTGGCAAAATCTTCAAATTCAGCACACCGAAACCAAATCTCGTTACGAAGTTTGGCAGAGTGCTTTTCCAAACTTCGTAAGTGAAAATGACCGGCCAATTCAAACAAAAAATGCACATGAAGCTTACCTCAAATTGGCGGATGAACTGCTCAGCGCAAATAACGAATATCAGAAGCTCGAGAAGCGTTGCCAAAGGGAAGAGATCGAGATGCAGCTCCGTGTACACTCGCTCAGAAAAATCCTTGAAAGACTCAAAAGTGTTCAAGAAGAGGTGACAGTTAAAATTGGAGAATCGATCTTTGATAGTCTCGAGAGTGTCAACGAATCTCTTCTAGATTCTGATGCTCTCCAGGAACTTGAACGTAGCGTCCAGATCTTTTCCCAGCAACAGAACATACTGGAAGCGAAACTTCATCAATCCTACCAGACTGCACAAGGCATCCTCAAACCTGATTTAGAGTTGTTACAAGCCGACGTAGAATTTACGGACACGCATCTACAAGAGATTATTCATTTCAGCATTGAATTAGAGCAGAAGTTGAGAAACCTAAATTATGCAAAAGATAATTTTACCAATCTCCAAGAAGAAGAAAAGAAGCTGCAAAACGAATACAATGAGATCAAGATTCTGGCCGAATGTGCTTCCGGAACCGAAACGGGAACCGACAAATTCAGCCTTCAGCGCTTCGTGCTCAGCGCTTTCCTTGATGAAGTTCTGGAGTTGGCCACAAAGCGACTCAGTGGAATGAGTCGTGGACGCTACCACCTCCAACGAATGAAAACAGCACAAAGTGGAGCGGGCGCGACCGGATTGGATATTCAGGTCTTTGACCAACATACAGGGATAGCTCGGCACGCCAAGACACTTTCGGGAGGCGAAGGTTTCCTGGCCAGTCTGAGCTTGGCCTTGAGCTTGGCTCAGGTCGTGCAGCAACGTGCTGGCGGACGCCATGTGGATACCATCTTTATTGATGAAGGATTCGGAACTCTAGATCCAGAAACACTGGACCTGGTGATGCGATGCTTGATTGATCTGCAGTCCGAGGGACATCTGATCGGCGTTATCTCTCACGTTGCGGAAATGAAAGAACGCATTGATGCACGTTTGGAGATCCGGCACTCAACATCGGCGAAAGGAAGTGAGGCTTACTTCCATGTGGTGTAG
- a CDS encoding exonuclease SbcCD subunit D, translated as MRFIHTADWHLGRVFGGQSLIQDQEFVLREFVELVRESKPDAVLISGDIYDRAVPPAAAVELYDQVLSQLIDLRVPVVAIAGNHDGPQRLAFGRQLMSQADYHIAGLPQEEISVVTLHDQHGPVHFHALPYAEPVVVRSLFKQPSISTHQEAMSACLASSVKRMATGGRHVLLAHAFVQGGSETPDSERPLSVGGADRVNASLFENFAYVALGHLHQPHAAGRPQIRYSGSLLKYSFAEEHHVKGVELIELTATGAVQREQIALHPRRDVRSIRVSLEELETQPYSLANREDYLQVILTDSANLMAPINRVREFFPNTLELVIEERLPNSPSNLSAPSFAEKSDIPQPIQMIEAFFEQRFGNSLTQPQYQKIQQILNDLRLQEQEIML; from the coding sequence ATGAGATTTATCCACACAGCTGACTGGCATCTTGGACGCGTTTTCGGGGGCCAATCACTGATACAGGATCAGGAGTTCGTTCTCCGTGAATTCGTAGAGTTGGTACGTGAGAGTAAGCCGGATGCTGTTTTGATAAGCGGCGATATTTATGACCGTGCTGTGCCACCAGCCGCCGCTGTCGAACTCTACGATCAAGTGCTGTCTCAACTGATTGACTTGCGTGTTCCCGTTGTTGCAATTGCCGGAAATCATGATGGTCCGCAGCGTCTGGCATTTGGGCGGCAGCTCATGAGCCAAGCCGATTATCACATTGCGGGCTTGCCCCAAGAGGAAATCTCTGTGGTCACTTTGCACGACCAGCACGGTCCGGTTCATTTTCATGCGCTGCCCTATGCTGAGCCGGTGGTGGTTCGGAGTCTCTTCAAGCAACCGAGTATCTCAACGCACCAGGAAGCGATGTCTGCTTGCCTCGCCTCTTCGGTCAAAAGGATGGCAACAGGAGGTCGGCACGTGCTCCTCGCACACGCGTTCGTGCAGGGCGGCTCTGAAACTCCGGATTCGGAGCGCCCCTTGAGTGTCGGCGGCGCTGACCGCGTCAACGCGTCCTTATTTGAAAATTTTGCTTATGTCGCGCTGGGCCACTTGCATCAGCCGCATGCTGCGGGGCGGCCGCAGATCCGTTACTCCGGATCGTTACTGAAGTACTCATTTGCAGAAGAACACCACGTCAAAGGTGTCGAACTGATTGAATTGACAGCAACAGGTGCTGTTCAACGTGAACAGATTGCGCTGCATCCGCGCCGCGACGTTCGCAGCATTCGCGTGAGCTTGGAGGAACTGGAAACCCAGCCGTACAGCTTGGCGAACCGAGAAGATTATCTTCAGGTTATTTTGACCGACTCTGCGAATTTAATGGCACCGATCAACCGGGTTCGCGAATTTTTTCCCAATACACTGGAACTCGTCATCGAGGAGAGACTGCCCAACTCGCCATCAAATTTATCAGCACCATCTTTTGCCGAAAAATCTGATATACCTCAGCCGATTCAAATGATCGAGGCCTTTTTTGAACAGAGATTCGGTAATTCACTTACTCAACCGCAATACCAAAAAATCCAACAAATCCTCAACGATCTCAGGCTACAAGAACAGGAGATAATGTTGTGA
- the topA gene encoding type I DNA topoisomerase, with product MKLLIVESPAKARKIQNYLGAGWQVRACLGHVRDLPNSKDVLPDRYKNAAFAKLGVDVENNYAPIYLARKDKAQTIQDLKALAKSAEAVYLAADPDREGESIAWHLSVLLGLGKDAKRVTYQEITERAIRQAVANPRTIDFHLVAAQETRRVLDRLAGYGVSPLLWDAVGGPQSAGRVQSAALMLLSQREQSRLSFVASAFWRVGVTVKSQPTFKAQVTAIRGVALATAASFTPQGQLKPDSNVTQLDQEKAVQLVSYLNRQQAVVSAVTLSPVVRRPPPPLTTSGLQQAANAKLKLGAAQVTKLAQSLYEQGLITYIRTDSPHLSDEAIGLAREAVATRFGPSALPQEGRQYATRNQNAQEAHEAIRPAGKFVAPEQIGLSGDELALYRLVYERTLASQMRDAVGEKTAVTLQAGVVTLHASGVVLTEKGFTALYDDQDSSDEEQALPKVRVGERFSLKDTRAEEKKSSPPSRFTEGKFVQVMEKAGIGRPSTYGATLETLQRRNYVALRNRQLHVTPLGLLVASYLMKQVPQLVNAEFTAQMEGDLDKIANGTLSRVAYLDSIWKGTLAPAIREAQLSAPRYPLPHLDAVLEVRGGVAGLVVSGKGVALPDNVLPEDLTMQMVAALMSGTFKLPKPKTPDAAKRTADQPARRAHGAASSKKRTTAASATKCRKSAGVK from the coding sequence ATGAAACTTCTGATTGTCGAGTCACCTGCCAAAGCCAGAAAGATACAAAACTACCTCGGCGCAGGTTGGCAAGTCCGCGCCTGCCTGGGCCACGTCCGCGATCTCCCTAACAGCAAAGACGTGCTGCCTGATCGGTACAAGAACGCAGCCTTCGCCAAACTCGGCGTGGACGTCGAGAATAACTACGCGCCGATCTATCTGGCCCGCAAAGACAAAGCCCAGACCATTCAGGACTTAAAAGCACTCGCCAAGTCCGCTGAAGCTGTCTACCTCGCGGCTGACCCGGACCGGGAAGGTGAAAGTATCGCCTGGCACCTGAGCGTGCTCCTCGGCCTCGGCAAAGACGCCAAGAGGGTCACGTACCAAGAAATCACTGAACGGGCCATCCGACAGGCGGTCGCCAATCCCAGGACCATCGACTTTCATCTCGTTGCCGCTCAAGAAACCCGGCGCGTCCTGGACCGGCTGGCGGGGTACGGCGTCTCACCGCTGCTCTGGGACGCAGTCGGCGGCCCGCAGTCGGCAGGCCGGGTTCAATCGGCTGCGCTGATGCTGCTCTCGCAGCGCGAACAGTCCCGGCTCAGTTTCGTTGCCTCGGCCTTCTGGCGGGTGGGCGTGACGGTGAAGAGTCAACCTACCTTCAAGGCCCAGGTCACAGCGATCAGAGGCGTGGCACTGGCCACCGCCGCGAGTTTTACACCGCAAGGTCAGCTCAAACCTGATTCGAACGTCACCCAGCTGGATCAAGAGAAGGCCGTGCAGCTTGTCTCGTACCTGAACCGTCAGCAAGCCGTCGTGAGTGCCGTCACACTGAGTCCAGTGGTGCGCCGTCCACCGCCGCCGCTGACGACTTCTGGACTGCAACAAGCCGCCAACGCCAAACTCAAACTCGGTGCGGCCCAGGTCACCAAACTCGCCCAGAGTCTTTACGAGCAAGGGCTGATTACCTACATCCGCACCGACAGTCCGCACCTGTCGGACGAGGCGATCGGGCTGGCCCGAGAAGCGGTCGCCACCCGTTTCGGGCCGTCCGCTTTGCCTCAGGAAGGCCGTCAGTACGCCACCAGAAACCAGAATGCCCAAGAAGCCCACGAAGCCATCCGCCCAGCAGGAAAATTCGTGGCCCCGGAACAGATTGGTCTCAGTGGGGACGAACTCGCCCTGTACCGCTTGGTGTACGAACGTACCCTGGCTTCGCAGATGCGGGACGCCGTGGGAGAGAAGACGGCAGTGACGCTTCAAGCGGGTGTGGTCACGCTGCACGCCTCCGGCGTCGTGCTGACGGAGAAAGGCTTCACCGCGCTGTATGACGATCAGGACAGCAGCGACGAAGAACAAGCCTTACCCAAGGTGCGAGTGGGTGAGCGCTTCTCTCTCAAGGACACTAGAGCGGAGGAGAAGAAGAGCAGTCCTCCGTCGCGGTTCACGGAGGGCAAATTTGTGCAGGTCATGGAGAAAGCCGGGATTGGGCGTCCCAGCACGTACGGCGCAACCCTGGAGACACTGCAAAGACGCAACTACGTCGCGCTGCGAAACCGGCAGTTGCACGTCACGCCGCTCGGCTTACTGGTGGCCAGCTACCTGATGAAGCAAGTCCCGCAGCTCGTTAACGCGGAGTTCACCGCCCAGATGGAAGGGGATCTGGACAAGATTGCAAACGGGACACTCAGCCGCGTGGCGTATCTGGACAGCATCTGGAAAGGTACGCTCGCACCGGCTATTCGAGAGGCTCAGCTGAGCGCCCCGCGTTACCCTTTGCCGCATCTGGACGCGGTCTTGGAAGTGCGCGGCGGTGTGGCGGGACTGGTCGTCAGTGGCAAAGGCGTGGCTTTACCGGACAACGTATTGCCGGAAGATCTGACCATGCAGATGGTGGCGGCGCTGATGAGCGGTACGTTCAAGTTGCCCAAACCCAAAACACCCGACGCGGCCAAGCGCACCGCAGACCAGCCTGCCAGACGCGCTCATGGAGCGGCGAGCAGCAAAAAACGAACCACCGCCGCGTCTGCCACCAAATGCCGCAAAAGCGCGGGCGTGAAGTAA
- a CDS encoding DUF6915 family protein: MSHAIYHAQSSARRFGGAAEDYVAIHEWFDASKALIACRLRQNA, translated from the coding sequence GTGAGTCATGCGATTTATCATGCTCAGAGTTCGGCCAGGCGCTTCGGTGGTGCTGCGGAAGACTACGTGGCCATCCATGAGTGGTTCGACGCGTCCAAGGCACTTATCGCATGCAGGCTGAGGCAGAACGCCTGA